The genomic window CATGATGGTATACCTGGACTATTTGCTTAGTCTGGCTTATACATAAGGTGTGATATGGCACGTTTGCTTACTTTCTAGCCAACAAATCATCACGGATCAGCTGTCTCTGTTCTGATGAGCTAAAAAAAATTGCTATGAATCAATCCCATGCAGGGAAATGCTCTCGTTTTGCACCAATGTTGAAAAACAGAATGCCAACAGTATGCTATGAATGCACTGTAACTTCTCAAATATAAAAGAATAcacacatgaaattttcataTGCCACAATGTTGTTACGTGCAATTACCTATGGAAGGAGACTTAATAGAGAAATAAATAGTTTTCCCAATACATGATCAACAAAGCTTTCCCAGAGCCAAACTTATGCTGCATACTTCATGATTTGATACTAAAGGATTTACAATACATGATACTGCAATATTAAAGGTAGTCAGTAGTAGCGCTGTCATGACAAGTCCATATCGGACAGTTTCTGTGGTGCAGCCTCCCCGTTGGTGGCTGCTGCCTTCTCTTGGTGACCGTTTCCCTGCTTCTTCTGCTGCGCGAGTGCCTTGTGTAACGTCCAGGCGCAGGTCTGCCCGATCCCCGTCATCCCCACCACCCGCCAGCCACGCTTCTCCAGCAGGTCCAGCACCACGCGGGGAGACTTGGGCGTCCGCCACTCTTTGCTGTGAAACGACAAGAGCTGGGATTAAAACTCTCGACCTTTCAGTTCATAGACAGGAACACCTGGACCATGCACACAAgcaataagctggttcacggtATGAACTGCGCATGACTGATATGgtgaattgtgggtaatatgtcaaagttgaaggacGCACgaacaaaacatgtctggaaaTGTATCAGTATAACGCATGGTCTAAACCAGGACTGTTTACAAGTAATAGGGGCTTTCACCTCTGACCTTGTACATGCACAGTTTACAACATGTCAACCAGCTAAAAGACAGTTTACGTACCGCTTATTGTGCTGGGATCATTCCCACCAGTGAGAAGATCAATCTAAGGTTACATCAAATTACCCTATGGTCTGCCGACTATTTTTTCCAACTACAAGGAGGTGGAATTCATACGATGTACAGGCATTAATGGTATCAattgaacctccttgcttcaactTTCCAAACTAGCAGACctggtagcctgtgtttacaacATCTCTCGCTGGCAGAGGTTAATGACCACCCCTCCCCTGTAGGCGGCGGTAACTGTCGGGCTGGTCGCTAGGagcatgatttagtcaggctactaGCAGCGTGCAGCCCAGGCCGGTACTTACAAGTTGTTTCCCAGCATCTGCTGCAGAGTCGCCCCCAGATACTCCATCAAGTCCTTGTCTGACTCCACATCCCCTACAATGGTGGGACCACACTCCTGCAAAACCAAAGGTATCCTCATACATACATATGGCCTCCTTtgatcaatattgaccatgataAAAGCCTAATTCACATCAACCCTACTATATGAAACAGCCCTAtatgagaatgacagtctctcaGCCACATACAATGTAGGTATTAAAGCTGACTCTGTTGTAAGATCTTGTAAAGTTCTTTCCTCATGCAAGCACACATATATTTGTCCACTTTTACCTTATAGcaagctactacatgtagtaaccttgtCCTGAGATTTAGCCAATTGTTGTGTAACTAATCAACATGACTGGGATTTGATTGCGAAGTTAAAGGAAGCTATAAATTGTATTACATATACGCCCCCTTGAAGATCCTTGAAGGGCATACCTGCACATATATGACAAGCACATGTTGTATCTAGTTGGCCTAAATTGTACTCTTTTTGTTACCATTCGAATCTGCGTGCTGATGAGCAGGTACGGCATGGTGCTTTGCACTTCCAACTGCGTTTGGAGCTGCGAAACGTCTTGGTCGTACTTCTCAGCTCGCTGATGTCTTCCCCAAGGACTTCTCGAGTGTTTGTAACAATTTCGCgttcatgacgtcacaccggAAGTAATTCCTCCAACCCGCGCTCTGATTGGTGGAGAGGGGCgtttccgttgacctttgtccTTGGCTCACCTGATGTGAAGCAGTCTGTGCGCAGGAAAAGGTTTCGGgacatgttttgtttcgttTCTGTCCTTCAGACGCCGATTTGGGGAGAAATGTGCGAGTTGGAGGGTTCCTAACGCTGCTGAGATTTGAAGGGATCTGTGGGACGGGTCGGAAAGATGCCGTTCGGCGTGGAAGTGGATAAAAAGACGCTTGCGGCGGTGGGGGTGGGCGTGTTGGTGGGCGCAGGGTCGGCCATGGTTTTCTCCTACCTCGCCAGGATGAGAACCAACCCCCCGCACGCCTTACGCGAGCGGCCCGCCACCGTCAGGGACCTGGCCATGCTGCAGGACACCGTGGAGAAGCTGAAGGAGGAGGTGGTGGGGCTGCGGGACAGACTGGCGTCTTCATCGTCGGGAGGGAGGCGGAGGCGCGCCCGAGAGAACTCCGGCTACGCCTCGGTGACGAGCGCGTCCGAGTACATGTCCGTGACAAGTGgggatgatgaggatgatgatggaGGGTGCGTGTACTATCTCACCACTTCACTTCCAGTCCAACTGTACTAACCACATGTTATACACCTCAAGGGTACTTAGGGAACTCCACAGCCACGCAAAATGTGTTGGTTGTTTGACAGAGCGTTCATATCTCCTCTCGGCAAACGGATGATATAAATTCATAAGATGAAATATGGAGATTCACCTAGTAACATAGCTAGAAGTTTAACAATTGGATAAACATTATCTAGAAGTCGTTTTCATCACCCCCTTTTATaaggtgtgtacgtgtgtgcagTGACATGTATTGTGAGTAATAATACtaatataaatgaatgaatgaattatacTAATTTATAGTGTCAAATGTGAAGCCCCAGAGAAATAAACAAGACCTatctgggcattgttatgcaaatcaaacaaTGGCCAAGAAGAGCTGTTTAAAAGGCAGGGTCCTTCACCTTTGAacctgcacatgcgtactcgtgAACAACCTCATGAACAACCTCATTGTTCCTGTTATACCTTTATCACAGCTTATGACCTAAACATTGTTTTCTCTTTCGCTTCTACTTTGTATTCGAAAAACTGATTAGCCCAGAAAACAAGAAGTTAGGGAAATCTAAAAAGTTTCAGTGTTCATCGCCTAGCTTCCACAGTACAGGGCCAGAAGCCAGAAGAGACTGTCTCTGTTTTGTTGCACGCAGACTGTTAGAGGAAACGGCAGCCTTGACTAGGGTGTTCTATGCCATAAAGAGGACCAGTAGTAAGGGCCTGAGGTAGGCAGATCTAGATTAGGGGACAGCTTGACAAATGGCTTTTTTTAAAGACTAAGTCAACAACACATGACTCCAAGCCTTAAACTTAATCAAGAAGTCTCCCAGAAGCTATTAGACAACTACCGTAAACTGCAGAATATATGCAGCATCTGTAATGAAAAGGCTCTGGAAAAAAGAGTGATATTACTGTAAAACATCTCATTGCAAAAAAATCTAGACTTTCTCACAGTTGCACTTTTGCATCAGCTTCCGTGAGTGTTATCCATGAAGTCAAGTTTCTACAGTCTGGTAGGAAATGATATGCAGACTTTTGTTTAATACAGTCTCTCTGAAAGGCCAAGCAGCATAGATATAGACAAAATATCATCTTTTTGGACCAAATTCAGCAGAACCTTATGCACACAAGTTGGTACTAtagactttaaccttctccctgccgtTGGGTCATCCAAGCATCAAATTTGCATTGATTACAGCACAAATCAGCAGTAGAGAGGTTAAAGTTCCCAATTTGTCTGAACTGAGTCATAGGGTTGTCTGACTTGCTGCAGAATCTGTGGAGCAAGCTTTTAAATCTGACTCATTCCGTAACCGAGGCTCCCTTTGAACACCAATGAGTCTGTGTGACACAaattctgaccaatcagcatgcagCATATGGCACAGCCAATCTGGGGAATCAGACCTGGCCTGTGTTTCATTTGCTAATCAGGCTGTACGGCTTTGCCTGTGCTGGGCTGTTCAGAATAGTCAATGTGAGAAAACTGTGTGTTGTGCGTCTGTGTTCAGCAATGGGGAATGCCATCAACAGTGCGTTTTCGCAGGCTATGCGGTGAGTCATAGGTTCCAAACTGATGTTTTGGTGCCATACTGTCTGTAGTATTTTTTTGTACACCGTGTAACTCATTGATTAGAGGGGGAAAAGGCCACTATTGATGTGTCCCAGATGAGTTCttccattcaatatgtgatgGTGAACTGGAGTATGGCCAGCTGGGTAGTCAGCAAAattgcatgtgcacttttgggGCTTTGTTGCAAACCTGTACAGGATCAGCAACATGGCAATGTCTACTAGTTTCAGCTATTCTCCATATACATATAGAGTTATACCTCTTGATCCATGTGTAGGAGTTACATGTTAGAATACCTTTGGAAATGGTAATGTTGTTTGTAAGGTTCATCTTCTGGAATTTCTTTTTTAGGTTTGCTAGATGTTAAACTTCCCTATTTCTgatgcatctgtatctgtatgtgaGTGATCCAGTATACCGGTTCCAGCATGAAACCAAATATGTCTCCATATGGCAACTGATCAAATGACTTGACACACCTTGGCCCTACATTTCTAGCTCCCAAGTGTTGTTAAAAGATATCTCATGAAGCGGTCTCTaaattacattgtataattTCATTCCAAATTAGTTCTTGTAGGAAGTATGCTTCCTTTTTCTCTACAAACCTGGATTCTTGGTTTAAACAGTAAACTTTCAGTCGTTACTGTCTACTGTGTTATCCTACCAACAAGGCTGCCATCTTATATTCTTCACCTTTCATGACCGCTATTTGCAGGCACATGACCCCATTTGACACCTTTCCTGGGTACATTATTCCATCTGATATCCTTAACCTTTCACCTTTTTCCCAGTAATGTACATGACCCCATTTGacacctttgacctttcaccttccCCTGGCACATGACCCCATTTGACACCTCTGATCTTTCACTTTCCCCAGGTACATGACCTCTTTTGACCCCTCTGACCTTTCACCTTCCCCAGGTATATGACCCCGCCTGATACCGACGCGACTGATGCTGTTGCGGTGACGTTTGACAAGGGCGCGCTGCAGCTGTCAGAGCTGGAGGCCAGCCTGGTGCGCGTCGACACCCTCCACAATGGCAGCCTGCAGAACAAGGAGGAGGCCTACACCATGCTGGTGCAGCTCAAGGAGAAGGTACGCAAAATCACCAGTGTCAGAGGAAAGGTAGACTTAAGTACATTTAGATGTTTCTTGGTCACaattgctttgaaaaaatctGAATTTGCCAAAGACAAAATCACTACATTATATAGTTCTTTATTCACTTATTTTCTGAAGCTTATATCCCAGCAGGAGAAGCATTCTTGCACTGTTTCATCAGATTGAGAATCTCTTAAGGATTGCATCCATGATGTTAATGTTGTGTGACCATATGGGAGGAATAACAGTGTTAACAACTTAAACAAGCGGACTGTTTCAGACTTTCCATTGAACCAAGGGTTGAACTCAGTCACAatcaaccacttttcagcaccaaggtcaggaaCAAGAAGCATCTCAAAATTGCCTTTTTTGGCAGAAGCTCCCTGCAACTGTTGTAAAAGGCTTTCTCTTGGTACTGATTGGCACTGATTGAGCTCATTCTTACATTATGAAGCAGTGGATCACATACCAGAACCATGCAAAGTGGAGACAATGAGATCTGATGGGTTTAGGATCCACTTGCCCTTTGATGCGTGTGTTGTCATGCATTCAAAGAAGCGTCTGGAAGTATTTTGCTATTCTGTACCTGTCCATGCTGTCTGTTTAGATGAAGTTTTGTGTTAGTTGGCCCTGTGTCTGGGATTAGTGTAATACTGTGTGCTATAACATTGATTCCCAGCACCTGATCAAGTATATAACCTATTCTACATCTACTGTAACAAAGATGAAATTGCTAAGTGCTTTAAAAGCTACCATTGTTGTATAGTTTTTCAAAAATTGCCAGATTGTATTCACCATAGCAATACATATAATAGCAACAAAAGTCACagcaattcaatttcttggttcatGGATTTGAAAATAAACTGCTAAACTAGAAGACAAGTACAGTCAGATGTGATTCTTGCACTTTTGGAGAGTGAATATAGTAAGATTTGAGATTTCCTCCCAGCTGTCTGTTTTCACATTGTGCTCTTGCTAGGATTTCCATACTTACACTGTAGAAATGTCTGAGACCCAAGGAAACTGTTTGGCATTACCTAATAACCCATTCGCTACTACTGCAGCTTGTTATTGAGGTCCTAGTCATTGGTTATTGTTGCTGTTATTGGGCTAAGTCCCCAGGGTGTTCAGGGAATAGAtgtgatgttttatttttaataATTCTTATTTTTAGTTATCTTTCTGGCCAATTTAGGTCAATTTGACTTATCATGTCTTATATTAGAatttttgatgttttgacaGAATAGAATGGGGATAATTAGTGGGCTTCCAAATGTAACAATTGTACCTTGAATCCAGTAAGATTATTTGAAatattctgaagcaaagttgaactgtaatttccaacacagaaATTTCCACAGTTCACCTTTTCTTCAGAGTGATTTCTATCATtggcaaatacaatgtatgcgGGCGAATAAAAAGCTGATTGTGCAATATACAAAGTGGGGGCTACAGGTAGTTGCCAGAGgcacaaaaagtggtcacatc from Branchiostoma lanceolatum isolate klBraLanc5 chromosome 4, klBraLanc5.hap2, whole genome shotgun sequence includes these protein-coding regions:
- the LOC136433832 gene encoding GTP cyclohydrolase 1 feedback regulatory protein-like; its protein translation is MPYLLISTQIRMECGPTIVGDVESDKDLMEYLGATLQQMLGNNFKEWRTPKSPRVVLDLLEKRGWRVVGMTGIGQTCAWTLHKALAQQKKQGNGHQEKAAATNGEAAPQKLSDMDLS